CCGCGGACTAGGAGCACCTCGGGGTCGACCTCCAGCAGCGTCTCGTAGTCGATGGCGCCGCGGCTGGAGTAGAAGTCCTTGACGTCGCTCGTCGCCAGCGCGTCCTTCACCTTCAGGTCGTTGAGGTGCTTGAAGCTCGTGCCCTCGTCGACGACGTACGGGTAGAACGTCTCGGGCTCGTCGCCGCCGCCCCAGACGACCGCGACCTCGGGGCGCTCGCTCCGGCCGGGGACGACCGGCGCCAGCGCGGACTGGAAGTCGGCGTGGATCTCCTCGAAGGCCGCGAAGCGCTCCCGCTCTTGGAACACGTCGGCGAGCTTCTCGAAGGCCTCATAGAGGGTGTAGTACCGGTAATCCGCGTGCCAGGGGTAGCTCCGCGAGAAGATGCTGTTGCCGAAGATCGGCCCGATCTGGGTCCGGAGCTCGTCGACGTCGCTTTCGGCCCACTTGCCGCGGTTCAGGAGGAAGTTCGGATCGAAGACGTGGACGTCGGCGTCGATCGCGTAGAACTGCTCTTTGCCGACGCCGCCGTCGCCCCACAGCTTCGCGATCCCGCTCTTGTCGACGCTCACGTCCGGGATCTCGTCGTAGTAGCGCGTGTGGTAGCGGCCGGGGAGCCAGACGCCCTTCGGGGCTTCCTGCCCCAGCGCGATGCCCATATCCGCCCAGCTGCCGTTGTTCGCGACCCACGTCTCCGGGACGGACTCGAAGGTGACCTCGCCGACCGGCTCGATCTCGACGGTGTAGGGCTCTGATGCGGCTGTCTCGGTCGCCGTCTGTGTCGCCGTCGCCGTCTCGCTCTCGGTGCCTGCGTCGGTCGAGGTGGCGTCCGATTCCGACTGCCCGCTGCATCCCGCGAACAGTCCGGCCGCCGCCACCCCGGCGCCGTACCGCAGATACTCCCGCCGCGTCGCGTCCGTCTCGTCGCTCCGATCGGATACCATACGTTTTAGGCCTCCCTAAACACTAAAGGCCTTTTCGAAGTTTGGGTGTGCCTAAAACGCGGCGGGCGGGCGATCGAAGCCCAAGAAATA
This is a stretch of genomic DNA from Halobellus sp. MBLA0158. It encodes these proteins:
- a CDS encoding ABC transporter substrate-binding protein; this encodes MVSDRSDETDATRREYLRYGAGVAAAGLFAGCSGQSESDATSTDAGTESETATATQTATETAASEPYTVEIEPVGEVTFESVPETWVANNGSWADMGIALGQEAPKGVWLPGRYHTRYYDEIPDVSVDKSGIAKLWGDGGVGKEQFYAIDADVHVFDPNFLLNRGKWAESDVDELRTQIGPIFGNSIFSRSYPWHADYRYYTLYEAFEKLADVFQERERFAAFEEIHADFQSALAPVVPGRSERPEVAVVWGGGDEPETFYPYVVDEGTSFKHLNDLKVKDALATSDVKDFYSSRGAIDYETLLEVDPEVLLVRGQEAKTGEEFQNTVVQYMEGHDVASELTAVANGDVYRAGPLYQGPITNLVVTERLARTLYDVDEALFDRQRVADVVNGEF